The genomic region TGCCCCCCTACCAGGGAGTTTTATCCTCACCTATTCATCCTTTAGCTCCTGTTCTGAAGAAAAACGATCTACCTTCCAGATATCAGATTGAAGTGAAAAAAGAAGACTGGAGCGAGCGTGAAGTCGCAGAACATCTGCTGCAATCCTATTCTTCGGGGGAATCCGCAGCAGTGATTCTGAATACCGTTCAGGATGCCGCACTGGTTTATCAAGAAATTAGCAGACACACATCCGAGGGGCTTTTTCTATGTGGGGCTATGACCCCTTTGCACAAGCAGGAAATTTTGCAGAAAGTAAAGGCCCGTTTGAAAGACCGCATTCCGACGTTATTAGTTTCCACTCAGGTTATTGAAGCGGGTGTCGATGTTAGTTTTGACCATCTGTTTCGGGCTGCTTCAATTTTGCCTTCCGTTCTGCAGTCGGCTGGCAGAATCAACCGTCATGGATTTTCTGGACACGAATGCGGAAAATTGACAGTGTTTCGGTTTTTGCGACATGGTGAAATCGATACACGCAAATACGTTTATAAAAGCATGATTGGCCGTAAAGTTACCGACGATCTGTTGGAGGAAGGGAACATTACTGCTGAACCCGATTTGGTCATTGCGGTTGAAAACTATTATCGCGAGCTGGAACGGAGAATTGCAGAACCGTTAGCTTTCAAGCTGGCGGATTCGGCTGTCGGTGAATGGAGTTCACTGGCAGGTTTGGCCCCTTTTCAAGAGACCAATTATCATATTTCAACGTTTGTACCTTACGGAGAGCATCTGTTGTTGGACTCGGTACGGAGGCGGATGGACAAGTTTGAGTGTTCCACAATCGAAGAAATCTACGAAAAATATGAGGCTGGCTTTGCCGATTCCCTATCTTTTTTGGAACGGAAGCAGTTTTTTGGTCTGATGCAGTTGTTTCTGGTTTCTGTATCGAGGAAAATGGCTGGGAGTCGGGCTTACTCAAAAGAAGGCAAGTCGATTTGGCGGCTTGGATTGGACGGCAACATTTATCATCCCGACTTGGGGCTTGCCCATCTGGTTGGACATGAAGACGAAGCTTTGTTTCTCTAAGGGAGATATGAGTTATGGAAAAATTTCATGTAACAGGCACGCTTGTCTGGTACTATCACATTTGCCCGCGGGAAGCATGGTTCATGGCGCGTCAGATTGTCCCGGATGAGGATGATCCTAACATCGACTACGGTCGTTTTCTTCAGGAAAAAGTGTATCAACGGGAGAAAAAAGAAATCACCATCGGACATTTGAAACTGGATATCATGAAGTCAAATAGCGGGAAGTTGGTGATAGGAGAAATCAAGAAAAGCTCAGCTTCCAAAGAGAGTGCTCGGATGCAATTGCTCTTCTATCTTTATGAACTGAAACAGATGGGGATTGAAGCGGTTGGGGAACTTCTGTTTCCGGAAGAACGAAGAAAAGAGAAAATCGAGCTTGATCAGCAAGCGATAGAGGAAGTGGAAAGTCTCAAGAAAAAAATCATGGAAGTGGTAAACCAGGTCTTTCCACCTCCGGCGAAAAAGGTGCGTTGGTGTCGAAACTGTGCCTACAATGAAATGTGTTGGGCATAGGAGGTGAAAAGTCTCTATGAAAAAAAGCATCTATATTTTCAGCACTGGCACAATCTCCCGTAAGGACAATACGTTGTGCTTCGAAACCGATGAAGGGAAAAAGTATATTCCGGTCGAGGATACAAAGGAAATTTTCCTGTTCGGTGAGGTAGATTTTAACAAGCGGTTGCTGGAATTTTTGGCACAAAAGGAAATTCTTTTGCATTTGTACAACCATTACGGATACTACACGGGGAGTTTTTATCCTCGGGAGCACCTGAATTCGGGTTACATGATTTTACATCAGGCAAAGGCGTATCTGGATGAAGTGGTTCGAATGCAAATTGCCAGAAGTTTTGTTTCCGGTGCCCTGCAAAATATGAATCAGGTTTTGCGGTACTATGAAAACCGTGGCCTCCCTCTTGGTGACATTCGGGAAGGCATACTGGCTTTGGGAGAAGGAGTACCGGATTGTCAAACGGTTGAACAGTTGATGGCGGTCGAGGGGAATTGCCGTGAAAAGTATTACCAAAGTTTTGACCGGATTATCGATGAAAAGAATTTTGTGTTTGAAGGCCGTTCACGCAGACCCCCCTTAAACCGGCTGAATGCATTGATTAGTTTTGGAAATTCCATTTTATATACGGTAGTGCTCAGCGAAATTTACAAAACGCACCTGGATCCACGAATTGGATTTTTACATGCAACAAATTTCCGGAGGTTTTCCCTGAATCTTGATATAGCGGAAATCTTTAAACCCATTCTTGTGGATCGGGTAATTTTTACATTATTGAGTAAAAAGATGATCACTGCCAAAGATTTCGAAAAGAAAATGGAAGGTATTATATTGAACGAAAAAGGCCGAAGGACTTTTTTGCAAGAACTTGAAAAGCGCCTTACGACCACCGTACAACACCGAGATTTGAATCGGACAGTATCCTACCGAACGCTGATTCGCATGGAAGCTTACAAGCTCCAGAAACATTTGATCGGGGAAAAAGAATACAAGCCTTTCGTATCACGTTGGTAAAAGGGTGAGTGGATGTTCGTAATCCTAGTGTATGACGTTAATGTCAAACGGGTTGGCCGCGTGTTAAAAACGGCCCGCAAATATTTGACCTGGGTGCAGAATTCCGTGTTGGAAGGGGATATCAGCGAAACAAATTACAAAAAGCTAAAAACGGAACTGTTACGGATCATGAAACAAGACGAGGATTCGTTTGTTTTCTATACCTTTCAGACTCAAAATTATTCCAAAAGGGAAGAATACGGCCTGAAGAAAGGGGGAGAGGAACAGTTTTTGTAATCAAATATTACGAACGAACCATATTTTGTCGTCGATCTTGAGAATTGTAAAAATCCCTAGGGATTGACGACGCATAATTTTAAGACTTTCTTTGGATTATAAAAATTCTTCGTTCTGAAGAAAATGCGGGAGGATCCAAGAAAATCTTGTTTTTATGCGAAAAACAAGGGTTTCTAGACTGCCTATGAGGAATTGAAATATGGATTTTTCAATATAATTTTCGTCACCAATTTGCGGTTTCTAGACTGCCTATGAGGAATTGAAATTCGCAAATACCATTGACACGGTCCTCGTCAGTGAGTTCAGTTTCTAGACTGCCTATGAGGAATTGAAATTTGTGTCGTCTGTAAAGATAAACCGAAACACCTAAACCGTTT from Effusibacillus lacus harbors:
- the cas4 gene encoding CRISPR-associated protein Cas4 yields the protein MEKFHVTGTLVWYYHICPREAWFMARQIVPDEDDPNIDYGRFLQEKVYQREKKEITIGHLKLDIMKSNSGKLVIGEIKKSSASKESARMQLLFYLYELKQMGIEAVGELLFPEERRKEKIELDQQAIEEVESLKKKIMEVVNQVFPPPAKKVRWCRNCAYNEMCWA
- the cas1b gene encoding type I-B CRISPR-associated endonuclease Cas1b, with translation MKKSIYIFSTGTISRKDNTLCFETDEGKKYIPVEDTKEIFLFGEVDFNKRLLEFLAQKEILLHLYNHYGYYTGSFYPREHLNSGYMILHQAKAYLDEVVRMQIARSFVSGALQNMNQVLRYYENRGLPLGDIREGILALGEGVPDCQTVEQLMAVEGNCREKYYQSFDRIIDEKNFVFEGRSRRPPLNRLNALISFGNSILYTVVLSEIYKTHLDPRIGFLHATNFRRFSLNLDIAEIFKPILVDRVIFTLLSKKMITAKDFEKKMEGIILNEKGRRTFLQELEKRLTTTVQHRDLNRTVSYRTLIRMEAYKLQKHLIGEKEYKPFVSRW
- the cas2 gene encoding CRISPR-associated endonuclease Cas2 translates to MFVILVYDVNVKRVGRVLKTARKYLTWVQNSVLEGDISETNYKKLKTELLRIMKQDEDSFVFYTFQTQNYSKREEYGLKKGGEEQFL